The following are encoded together in the Methylomonas methanica MC09 genome:
- the pyrF gene encoding orotidine-5'-phosphate decarboxylase — MSDAFISTKPIPVRERLIMALDVPSIPEAQALVEELGDAVIFYKVGMELFMSGDYFAFIEWLKARNKKVFVDLKFFDIPATVGRAIKALSSKGVDLATIHGNDSIMEAAAQAKGDLKVLAVTALTSLDRGDLDDLGFQCDVKQLVLSRAKRALQIGCDGIVSSGLEVSMIREELGQKLLVITPGIRPVDNREDDDQKRAVSVEQAIQNGADYLVVGRPIRDASDRKAMAEKIQSQIAALFD, encoded by the coding sequence ATGAGCGACGCATTTATCTCCACCAAACCCATCCCTGTTCGCGAACGATTGATCATGGCCTTGGATGTGCCCAGTATCCCCGAGGCCCAGGCTTTGGTGGAAGAGCTGGGGGATGCGGTGATTTTTTATAAAGTCGGCATGGAGTTATTCATGTCCGGCGATTACTTTGCTTTTATCGAGTGGTTAAAGGCGCGCAATAAAAAGGTATTCGTCGATCTGAAGTTTTTCGATATCCCCGCCACGGTCGGACGGGCGATTAAAGCGTTAAGCAGCAAAGGCGTGGATTTGGCCACCATCCACGGCAACGATTCGATAATGGAAGCCGCCGCGCAAGCCAAAGGCGATTTGAAGGTGCTGGCGGTAACCGCGTTGACCAGTCTCGACCGTGGCGATTTGGATGACCTGGGGTTTCAATGCGACGTCAAGCAATTGGTGTTATCGCGCGCCAAGCGGGCCTTGCAAATCGGCTGCGACGGCATCGTCTCATCCGGTTTGGAAGTGTCGATGATCCGGGAAGAGCTGGGGCAGAAATTGTTGGTGATAACACCGGGTATTCGGCCGGTGGACAACCGCGAGGACGACGATCAAAAACGTGCCGTCAGCGTGGAGCAGGCTATTCAAAATGGGGCCGATTATCTGGTGGTTGGCCGGCCGATTCGCGACGCATCGGATCGTAAAGCCATGGCGGAAAAAATTCAGAGCCAAATCGCCGCGTTGTTTGATTAA
- a CDS encoding shikimate kinase: protein MKKLQNIYLIGLMGVGKTTIGKQLAKALQRPFYDSDKVIEDSMGVDIPTIFSYEGEAGFRLREQAVIQQLTAIPGIVMATGGGSVIKPENREALKASGFVVYLHCSIDKILYRTRHDTQRPLLRTDNPRQRLQSLLADREPLYMACADFKIDSGSLPGKTVVKTILQQYQAALEHNESIAS from the coding sequence ATGAAAAAATTGCAGAATATTTATCTGATCGGCTTGATGGGGGTGGGTAAAACCACCATCGGCAAGCAACTGGCCAAAGCTTTGCAACGGCCGTTTTACGATAGCGATAAAGTCATCGAAGACAGCATGGGCGTGGATATTCCCACCATTTTTTCGTATGAAGGCGAAGCGGGTTTTCGTCTGCGCGAGCAAGCGGTCATCCAGCAATTGACAGCGATACCCGGCATTGTGATGGCAACCGGCGGCGGTTCGGTGATTAAGCCGGAAAACCGCGAGGCTCTGAAAGCCAGCGGTTTCGTGGTCTATTTACATTGCTCCATCGATAAAATTTTATATAGAACCCGTCACGACACCCAACGGCCGTTGTTACGCACCGATAATCCCCGCCAGCGCTTGCAAAGCCTGTTAGCGGACAGAGAGCCGTTGTATATGGCGTGCGCGGATTTTAAGATCGACTCCGGTTCCTTACCCGGAAAAACCGTGGTTAAAACCATTTTGCAGCAATATCAGGCTGCGTTGGAACACAATGAAAGTATTGCAAGTTGA
- the aroB gene encoding 3-dehydroquinate synthase, whose protein sequence is MKVLQVELDQGRGYPIYIGSGLLAQPELLTRHIRSKQVVVVTNETIAPLYLSALQATLSAYQLETVVLPDGEQYKTLQYLEKIFDHLLAKKFSRNSTLIALGGGVIGDMGGFAAACYQRGIAFVQIPTTLLAQVDSSVGGKTGVNHPLGKNMIGAFYQPQCVIADADVLDTLDDRQLSAGLAEVIKYGLIRDPEFLQWLEANMPLLIARDKAALAYAIERSCANKAAVVGEDEFESGVRATLNLGHTFGHAIETGSGYGHYLHGEAVAIGTCFAADLSRRLGWLNDKDVERIVALFKAARLPVTPPADMTPEQYVDLMAVDKKNVDGKIRVILLKQVGKASLPVNVDLDPLQATLKGYVG, encoded by the coding sequence ATGAAAGTATTGCAAGTTGAATTAGATCAAGGCCGCGGTTACCCGATTTACATCGGTTCCGGATTGCTGGCCCAGCCGGAATTACTGACCCGGCATATCCGCTCCAAACAAGTGGTTGTCGTCACTAACGAAACCATCGCGCCGTTATATTTAAGCGCATTGCAAGCGACATTGTCCGCTTATCAATTGGAGACGGTGGTGTTGCCCGACGGCGAGCAATATAAAACCTTGCAGTATCTGGAAAAGATTTTCGATCATTTGCTGGCCAAAAAATTTAGCCGCAATTCAACGTTGATTGCCTTGGGCGGCGGGGTGATCGGCGACATGGGCGGTTTTGCGGCGGCCTGTTATCAGCGCGGCATTGCCTTTGTACAGATTCCGACCACCTTGCTGGCGCAAGTCGATTCTTCCGTTGGCGGTAAAACCGGCGTTAACCACCCCTTGGGCAAGAACATGATAGGCGCGTTCTATCAGCCACAGTGTGTTATTGCCGATGCCGACGTGCTGGACACCTTGGACGATCGGCAGTTGTCGGCCGGATTGGCTGAAGTGATTAAGTACGGCCTGATTCGCGACCCCGAATTTTTGCAGTGGCTGGAAGCCAATATGCCATTATTGATCGCGCGCGACAAAGCCGCGCTGGCTTACGCCATCGAACGCTCCTGCGCCAATAAAGCGGCCGTGGTGGGCGAAGATGAATTCGAGTCGGGCGTGCGCGCCACCTTGAATTTGGGGCATACCTTTGGACACGCCATCGAAACCGGTAGCGGGTACGGGCATTACCTGCATGGCGAGGCCGTGGCGATTGGCACTTGTTTTGCCGCCGATTTGTCTCGTCGTCTGGGATGGCTGAACGATAAGGATGTCGAGCGCATCGTGGCGTTGTTTAAAGCAGCCCGTCTGCCGGTTACGCCGCCGGCGGATATGACACCCGAACAGTATGTGGATTTGATGGCGGTGGATAAGAAAAATGTCGACGGCAAAATCCGGGTGATTTTATTAAAGCAAGTGGGTAAGGCTTCGCTGCCGGTAAACGTGGATTTGGATCCGCTGCAAGCGACGCTGAAAGGCTATGTTGGATAA
- a CDS encoding AAA family ATPase, with translation MLDNDELTYSYQKRPKIAGNSRQAERALISVDRSQKLDLLVHLLTNLQQSLIVCGPDGIGKTTLLQTVAENYKDTWPICLLPGSGAVSFESVVAELSRALNLGSASVNFDLSSLRAFCDKQKVVLIIDDAGGLMPGLIGELIDFADSLTGLRLVLAMNSDELQEKAGSDSAIDECHFIELPPLNLQQCREYLQNLSAQPGSPLSFSAITDTLVEDMYLQTQGVPGRIVAELPKFKEYQHRHGRRIGLWFGIVVVLAAAGYAVKAFMPADLLGGAIPETALQQEQAQLPNKPVVSTPAPAIEPTVQVRDSAAPAGELLPESLLGKDLNLAADLPESPGEQVVAEPEMSEEKPAETIPAPPVESVAAAEPAGSEAGQPADPAVTAIQQPEPEPEDSKPLEKQPAAEVKPAEKPVAPVVEQKPVPAKAASSESDGGDIDWIMAQPADNYTVQVMVLSSKASVTRFIRKYAEYRDGLKYYVIGKQGQEKYVIIYGSFASSIEALNTKSDMPSEFNGGLVKRFKQVQRASRRR, from the coding sequence ATGTTGGATAACGACGAATTGACTTACAGCTATCAGAAGCGCCCGAAAATTGCCGGCAATTCCCGGCAGGCGGAGCGCGCCTTGATTAGCGTGGATCGTTCGCAAAAGCTGGATTTATTGGTACACCTGTTAACCAATTTGCAGCAATCCTTAATCGTTTGCGGCCCGGACGGTATAGGCAAAACCACCTTGCTGCAAACTGTTGCGGAAAATTATAAAGATACTTGGCCGATTTGCCTGTTGCCGGGCTCGGGGGCGGTAAGTTTCGAGTCCGTGGTTGCTGAGTTGAGCCGAGCTTTGAATCTCGGCAGCGCCAGCGTGAATTTCGATTTGTCGTCGTTGCGGGCGTTTTGCGACAAGCAGAAAGTGGTTTTGATTATCGATGACGCCGGCGGACTGATGCCGGGCTTGATTGGCGAATTAATCGACTTTGCCGACTCCTTGACCGGTTTGCGGTTGGTGTTGGCCATGAATAGCGACGAATTGCAAGAAAAAGCCGGTTCTGATAGCGCCATTGACGAATGCCATTTTATCGAGCTGCCGCCGCTTAATCTGCAGCAGTGTCGGGAGTACCTGCAAAATCTATCGGCCCAGCCGGGTTCGCCGCTTTCCTTTAGCGCCATTACCGACACCTTGGTGGAAGACATGTACCTGCAAACCCAAGGGGTGCCGGGTAGGATAGTGGCCGAGTTGCCGAAATTTAAGGAATATCAACATCGGCACGGCCGGCGAATCGGTTTGTGGTTCGGTATTGTCGTGGTGCTGGCTGCGGCCGGATACGCCGTTAAAGCTTTCATGCCGGCGGATCTATTAGGCGGCGCGATTCCAGAAACGGCGCTCCAGCAAGAGCAGGCGCAGCTTCCCAATAAGCCTGTGGTCTCTACGCCGGCGCCGGCGATTGAACCGACGGTTCAGGTCAGAGACAGCGCCGCTCCGGCCGGCGAGTTATTGCCTGAATCCTTGCTGGGCAAAGACTTGAATCTGGCGGCCGACCTACCTGAGTCTCCAGGCGAACAAGTAGTTGCCGAGCCCGAAATGTCGGAAGAAAAGCCAGCGGAAACTATTCCCGCCCCGCCTGTCGAATCAGTCGCGGCCGCCGAGCCGGCCGGGAGCGAAGCCGGCCAGCCGGCTGATCCCGCCGTAACGGCAATACAGCAGCCCGAACCCGAACCGGAAGACAGCAAACCTTTGGAAAAACAGCCGGCGGCTGAAGTTAAACCCGCCGAGAAGCCGGTAGCGCCGGTTGTTGAGCAAAAACCCGTCCCCGCAAAAGCGGCTAGCTCGGAATCCGATGGCGGCGACATTGACTGGATCATGGCGCAACCCGCCGATAATTACACCGTGCAAGTGATGGTGCTGTCCAGCAAGGCATCCGTGACACGCTTTATACGTAAATACGCCGAATATCGAGATGGCTTAAAATATTACGTCATCGGCAAACAGGGACAGGAAAAATACGTGATTATCTATGGTTCCTTCGCCTCTTCAATCGAGGCATTGAATACTAAATCCGACATGCCGAGCGAGTTTAACGGCGGCTTGGTCAAGCGTTTTAAGCAAGTGCAAAGAGCCAGTCGGCGCCGGTAG
- the hemE gene encoding uroporphyrinogen decarboxylase yields the protein MTPIKNDLFLRALLKQPVERTPVWMMRQAGRYLPEYREVRAKAGNFMQLCMNPELACEVTLQPLDRFDFDAAILFSDILTIPDAMGLGLSFAEGEGPQFANPVRTAADVAKLPVPDPEAELRYVIDAVRLIKTNLQGRVPLIGFSGSPWTLATYMVEGKSSKSFQKVKSMMFEQPQLMHQMLDKLAQSVAAYLNAQIAAGADAVMVFDTWGGMLSHDDYLEFSLRYAQQVRQLLNTTQDGRQIPTILFTKGGGLWLEAMAATGYDALGLDWQTDIGNARARVGDKVALQGNMDPITLYAQPEVIREKVGKVLHGFGQGSGHVFNLGHGILPDINPEHVKAMVDAVRELSPQYHSQA from the coding sequence ATGACACCAATAAAAAACGACTTATTCCTCCGCGCCCTGTTAAAACAGCCCGTCGAACGCACTCCGGTTTGGATGATGCGCCAAGCAGGGCGTTATTTGCCGGAATACCGCGAAGTACGGGCCAAGGCCGGCAATTTTATGCAGCTGTGCATGAATCCCGAGTTGGCGTGCGAAGTGACGCTGCAACCGTTGGACAGATTCGATTTCGATGCGGCGATATTGTTTTCCGATATTCTGACCATACCCGATGCCATGGGTTTAGGCTTGTCGTTTGCGGAAGGCGAAGGGCCGCAGTTTGCAAACCCCGTCAGAACCGCTGCCGATGTGGCCAAATTGCCGGTGCCCGACCCGGAAGCGGAATTGCGCTATGTCATTGACGCTGTCCGGCTGATCAAAACCAATCTGCAAGGCCGGGTGCCGCTGATCGGTTTTTCCGGCAGCCCATGGACATTGGCAACTTATATGGTGGAAGGCAAAAGCAGCAAGTCGTTCCAAAAAGTCAAAAGCATGATGTTCGAGCAGCCGCAACTCATGCACCAAATGTTGGATAAACTGGCGCAATCGGTCGCTGCGTACCTGAATGCGCAAATCGCCGCCGGTGCCGATGCGGTAATGGTTTTCGATACCTGGGGCGGCATGCTCAGCCATGACGATTATCTGGAGTTTTCCTTGCGCTATGCGCAGCAGGTCAGGCAATTGCTTAATACGACCCAAGACGGTCGGCAAATTCCGACCATTCTGTTCACCAAGGGCGGCGGTTTGTGGCTGGAGGCAATGGCCGCAACCGGATACGATGCGCTGGGCCTGGATTGGCAAACCGATATCGGTAACGCCCGCGCCCGGGTAGGCGATAAAGTCGCTTTGCAAGGCAATATGGACCCCATCACGCTGTATGCCCAACCCGAAGTGATACGCGAAAAAGTCGGCAAGGTTTTGCACGGTTTCGGACAAGGCTCCGGGCATGTGTTTAATCTGGGGCACGGCATATTGCCGGACATCAATCCTGAGCACGTCAAGGCCATGGTGGATGCCGTGCGGGAATTGAGTCCGCAATATCATAGTCAGGCGTGA
- a CDS encoding tyrosine-type recombinase/integrase: protein MRQATFLWKNERGIYFFRARIPKQFSAAIKIGEIVFYDSRTEQSWKNDQVIRKTVWMPALLKTGQEYRNPCQTRHTFTSSLLSRGDNPMFVAQQMGHKDWGMIRKVYGRWIPQGGSDPSPVGPA, encoded by the coding sequence ATGAGACAAGCGACTTTTTTATGGAAGAACGAGCGCGGTATCTATTTCTTTCGGGCCAGAATTCCGAAACAATTTTCGGCTGCAATTAAAATCGGCGAAATTGTCTTTTACGATTCTCGCACCGAACAGTCCTGGAAAAACGATCAAGTTATTCGTAAGACCGTTTGGATGCCTGCATTATTGAAAACGGGTCAAGAATATCGTAATCCTTGCCAAACTCGCCATACATTCACATCTTCACTTCTTTCAAGAGGAGATAACCCGATGTTTGTGGCTCAACAAATGGGGCATAAGGATTGGGGTATGATTAGAAAAGTTTATGGGCGATGGATTCCACAAGGTGGAAGCGACCCAAGCCCGGTAGGGCCCGCCTGA
- a CDS encoding sigma-70 family RNA polymerase sigma factor → MTSKGLTDSHTISQLYSDHHDWLLHWIERKVSCRLQAEDHAHDTFVRVIASKQAPNLKEPRAFLTTIAKGLLIDHWRRSDIEQAYLERITAYPEEIAISPEENVIILEVLREIDELLNQLPAKVRQAFFLAHFEDLTDAEIAQKLGVSDRMVRKYVAQAMLQCLSAEF, encoded by the coding sequence ATGACATCAAAGGGATTAACTGACAGTCACACCATCAGCCAATTATATTCAGATCACCATGATTGGCTTTTACATTGGATAGAGCGCAAAGTCTCCTGCCGCTTGCAAGCAGAAGACCATGCGCATGATACTTTTGTGCGCGTCATTGCATCAAAACAAGCCCCCAACCTGAAGGAGCCTCGCGCTTTCCTGACAACGATCGCAAAAGGTTTGCTGATCGACCACTGGCGACGAAGCGACATAGAACAAGCTTACCTGGAACGCATTACCGCCTATCCGGAAGAAATTGCCATTTCGCCCGAAGAAAATGTCATCATTCTCGAAGTGTTGCGGGAAATCGATGAATTACTGAATCAACTCCCGGCAAAGGTCCGGCAGGCATTCTTCTTGGCGCATTTTGAAGATCTCACCGATGCCGAAATTGCCCAAAAATTGGGCGTCAGTGACCGCATGGTCAGAAAATATGTCGCACAAGCCATGTTGCAATGCTTGAGCGCCGAATTTTAA
- a CDS encoding FecR domain-containing protein, giving the protein MQNQRRTTIDPQILAQAAEWYAILRKGQAHPAEQAEWKIWLTEHPDHQTAWARVEFHADRLKSLPPKAAYVALTAPDLQRRRAIKNLVLLGAVGLSSWQFSRSRYWQAWTADYHIAQGETKTITLSDGSTVMLDSGSALNVEFSMDVRRLQLVAGEIYIETAKDNIGWHRPLVVDTQDGRVRALGTRFSVNKQADYSQVAVYANSVEIQPTDPTASKQLLQAGQQTQFVSTRIDPAHSLKLDQPAWSQGVIVADNIPLSEFLLQLNRYRQGYVTCAPEIADLRIFGSFPLKDTDKILLNLQANLPVKLSSPFPYWVKILPR; this is encoded by the coding sequence GTGCAAAATCAACGCCGCACTACTATTGACCCGCAAATCCTGGCTCAGGCTGCCGAATGGTATGCGATCCTGCGTAAAGGGCAGGCACACCCGGCTGAGCAGGCAGAATGGAAAATCTGGCTGACCGAACACCCCGACCACCAAACCGCTTGGGCCAGAGTGGAGTTCCATGCGGATCGACTCAAATCACTCCCACCCAAAGCCGCTTATGTTGCACTCACAGCGCCTGATTTACAGCGCCGGCGCGCCATCAAGAACCTTGTACTGTTAGGCGCGGTGGGATTATCCAGTTGGCAATTTTCCCGTAGTCGCTACTGGCAGGCATGGACGGCGGATTATCATATCGCGCAGGGTGAAACCAAAACCATTACCTTGTCGGATGGCTCAACGGTCATGCTGGATAGCGGCAGCGCGTTGAATGTTGAATTCAGCATGGATGTGCGCCGCTTACAATTGGTTGCCGGTGAGATTTACATCGAAACAGCCAAGGACAACATCGGTTGGCACCGGCCATTGGTGGTCGACACGCAAGACGGCAGAGTTCGAGCACTCGGCACCCGTTTTAGCGTTAACAAACAAGCCGACTACAGCCAAGTCGCCGTTTATGCAAATAGCGTTGAAATCCAACCCACCGATCCAACCGCCTCAAAACAGCTGCTGCAAGCAGGCCAACAAACTCAATTCGTCTCAACGCGTATTGATCCAGCCCACTCGCTAAAACTCGACCAACCGGCTTGGAGTCAAGGCGTCATTGTTGCCGACAACATTCCGCTCAGCGAATTTCTGTTACAGCTGAATCGTTACCGGCAAGGCTATGTCACCTGCGCGCCTGAAATTGCCGACTTGCGCATTTTTGGTTCCTTCCCTCTCAAAGATACCGACAAAATCCTGTTAAATCTCCAGGCCAACTTGCCGGTCAAGTTATCCAGCCCGTTCCCATACTGGGTAAAAATTCTACCGCGCTAA
- a CDS encoding type II toxin-antitoxin system PemK/MazF family toxin: MLVTQKKQTDWVPDRQDIIWIDCNPQVGQEMRNVHPFLVLSPRIFNEKTSLVIGLPMTTAEYNADNPFAVAIGRAAGRKAEKTSYVLCHQPKSFDWRLRKAKAHPLKSLSNSLFTQVCERLNQIIQLS, translated from the coding sequence GTGTTGGTAACGCAAAAAAAACAGACTGATTGGGTGCCGGATCGCCAGGACATTATCTGGATTGACTGCAACCCACAAGTCGGGCAGGAAATGCGCAATGTTCATCCGTTTCTGGTGCTTTCGCCGCGCATCTTTAACGAAAAAACCTCATTGGTGATTGGCTTACCGATGACAACGGCAGAGTACAATGCCGATAATCCATTCGCGGTGGCAATCGGCCGGGCCGCCGGCCGCAAAGCAGAGAAGACCAGCTATGTTCTCTGTCATCAGCCCAAATCTTTCGATTGGCGTTTGCGAAAAGCCAAGGCACACCCGCTTAAATCGTTGTCGAATAGTCTCTTTACCCAGGTGTGTGAGCGGCTGAATCAGATTATCCAGCTAAGTTAG
- a CDS encoding AbrB/MazE/SpoVT family DNA-binding domain-containing protein, giving the protein MVEAILDIKQWGNNLGVRLPAAIAREAHLHVDQRVRISVENDQVIIRAIDDVSPTLEQRLACFDPARHGGEVMAASEAVGAECW; this is encoded by the coding sequence ATGGTTGAAGCAATTCTTGACATCAAGCAATGGGGTAATAACTTGGGCGTTCGATTGCCTGCCGCGATTGCCCGTGAAGCGCATTTGCATGTTGATCAGCGTGTGCGTATTTCTGTCGAAAACGATCAGGTGATCATTAGAGCTATTGACGACGTTTCGCCGACACTGGAGCAGCGATTGGCTTGTTTCGATCCTGCCCGCCACGGCGGAGAAGTGATGGCGGCCAGCGAAGCGGTTGGAGCAGAGTGTTGGTAA
- a CDS encoding TonB-dependent siderophore receptor — MSLTSRTSRSDLQPSRLRQAIQHILLASALTVSAAAHAETRTDTAGIRHNYHISGGSLGQALRQFATDSGLLYSAEAKLTDGKTTAGLDGEYTAEDALKKLLVGTGLTYTFTAEGAVAVRVAETGSNAASTLPAVRVVGKAEYDSTDPYNQDYSLPNATTATKTDTPIMETPFSIQVVPKQVLEDIQAVRSTDALDYVSGIFHSSGSGDYLDFSTRRGFNNFPVGDYRDGTPLPLGDFIVGGRDMANTERVEALKGPASLLYGMAVPGGIVNFVTKKPLATPYYSLQQQFGSYDFYRTTLDATGPVNDDKTLLYRFNLAYKSANSFRDMVNSERVFVAPTVTWNISPKTQVNFELEYDTGHVVFDRGIPAVFLGTRPADLPRNRYLGEANPPTEYESLLLGVNWSHSFNENWTFSHRFNALFAGVDQIAAFQTMVNPSTINRFVAHSRTELQDQALFFNSINLTGYFDTWGLKHTLLLGGDYYRKHLDNFRASFTGSNTSIYDPVYLGPSLAQAPYTLKLDSQNDWFGLYLQDQIKLPFNLSMLAGFRYDSAESSTTLNNGTPNKNPRQDSLTPRGGVVWQPIPELSLYGSYSENFTGINTTGFGGSVLPPETAQQWEFGAKTELFDQRFLATVAWYDLTKQNVSVFNGITSFNEAIGEAHSAGLEVDAKGEILPGWNMIASYAYTPEALVTQGQADQINQRLRGVPRHGGSLFTSYEFQTGALQGFKLGGGTVIRSSQHTDPTAATAILPGFATVNLLASYSWKVGGSKLTTQLNINNLLDKTYYPASFGRDSIEVGAPRTFMGAVRIEY; from the coding sequence ATGTCATTGACGAGTCGCACCAGCCGCTCAGACCTACAACCCTCGCGATTGCGCCAGGCCATCCAACACATCCTGCTGGCCTCCGCGCTAACCGTATCCGCGGCGGCGCATGCAGAGACCCGTACGGATACTGCCGGCATCAGGCATAACTATCACATTAGCGGCGGTTCATTGGGGCAGGCGCTAAGACAGTTTGCGACCGACTCTGGGTTGTTGTATTCGGCGGAAGCTAAATTGACCGATGGTAAAACCACGGCGGGTCTGGATGGCGAGTACACCGCCGAAGACGCATTAAAAAAACTCCTGGTCGGCACCGGTCTGACGTATACGTTTACAGCGGAGGGCGCGGTGGCGGTAAGGGTTGCCGAGACAGGAAGCAATGCGGCATCGACTTTGCCGGCGGTGAGGGTGGTGGGCAAGGCGGAATATGATTCGACTGATCCTTATAATCAAGATTACAGCCTACCCAATGCCACGACAGCGACCAAGACAGATACCCCAATCATGGAAACGCCGTTTTCGATACAGGTAGTGCCCAAACAAGTGTTGGAAGACATTCAAGCGGTTAGGTCGACCGATGCGTTGGATTATGTCAGCGGTATCTTTCACTCCAGCGGGTCCGGCGATTATTTGGATTTTTCAACACGGCGAGGATTTAATAATTTTCCAGTCGGAGACTATCGTGATGGCACGCCATTGCCCCTAGGGGATTTTATTGTAGGTGGGCGTGATATGGCCAATACCGAGCGCGTCGAAGCTTTAAAGGGGCCGGCTTCTTTGCTTTATGGAATGGCCGTGCCGGGTGGAATCGTGAATTTTGTGACCAAAAAACCGCTGGCGACACCCTATTATTCGTTACAGCAACAATTCGGTTCATATGATTTTTACCGCACCACGTTGGATGCCACCGGGCCGGTCAATGACGATAAAACCTTGCTATACCGCTTTAATCTAGCTTACAAAAGCGCGAATTCGTTTCGCGACATGGTGAACAGCGAACGTGTGTTCGTTGCGCCGACGGTGACATGGAATATAAGCCCTAAAACCCAGGTAAACTTTGAGCTGGAATACGATACTGGCCATGTGGTATTCGACCGAGGTATTCCCGCGGTTTTTCTGGGTACTCGTCCCGCCGATTTGCCGCGCAATCGGTATTTGGGGGAGGCGAATCCTCCAACCGAGTACGAGAGCCTTCTTCTGGGGGTAAATTGGTCTCATTCCTTTAACGAGAACTGGACCTTCAGCCACCGTTTCAACGCCCTGTTTGCTGGAGTTGATCAAATAGCTGCCTTTCAAACAATGGTAAATCCATCCACGATCAATCGCTTTGTAGCCCACTCTAGGACCGAGCTTCAAGACCAAGCTCTCTTTTTCAATAGTATCAATTTGACTGGGTATTTCGATACCTGGGGGCTTAAGCATACCTTACTGCTGGGAGGCGATTATTACCGCAAACATCTAGATAATTTCAGGGCGAGTTTTACGGGGAGTAACACTAGTATTTACGACCCGGTTTACCTCGGCCCTAGTCTTGCCCAAGCTCCGTACACTCTTAAGTTGGATTCTCAGAATGACTGGTTTGGACTGTATTTACAGGACCAGATCAAGCTTCCCTTTAATTTAAGCATGCTGGCGGGTTTTCGTTACGATAGCGCCGAGAGCAGTACTACCTTAAATAATGGCACTCCGAATAAAAATCCCCGTCAGGATAGTCTGACGCCTAGAGGCGGTGTGGTTTGGCAGCCTATACCCGAGCTCAGTCTGTATGGTAGTTACTCGGAAAATTTTACCGGTATCAATACAACCGGGTTTGGGGGTTCGGTTTTGCCGCCGGAGACGGCGCAACAATGGGAATTCGGCGCAAAGACCGAATTGTTCGATCAGCGTTTTCTGGCCACAGTGGCGTGGTACGACCTGACTAAACAAAATGTCTCGGTGTTTAACGGTATAACCAGTTTTAACGAAGCTATCGGTGAAGCGCATAGCGCGGGTTTGGAGGTGGACGCGAAGGGGGAAATCTTACCGGGCTGGAATATGATTGCGTCTTACGCCTATACGCCTGAAGCTTTGGTGACTCAAGGGCAAGCTGATCAGATCAATCAGCGCCTACGCGGAGTGCCTAGACATGGCGGCAGCTTGTTTACCAGTTACGAATTTCAAACGGGTGCGTTGCAAGGCTTTAAGTTGGGAGGCGGCACCGTTATCCGCAGTTCCCAACATACCGACCCGACGGCTGCGACTGCGATACTACCCGGTTTTGCGACGGTGAACCTGTTGGCGAGTTATTCATGGAAAGTAGGCGGCAGCAAGCTGACTACTCAATTAAATATCAATAATTTGTTAGACAAGACTTACTACCCAGCTTCCTTCGGCCGAGACAGTATTGAAGTCGGTGCGCCGCGAACGTTTATGGGGGCTGTGCGGATAGAGTATTGA